CAAAATTGGGATGTAATCGAAATCGATGGGCATAATTATAATGAGATCGACGCTGCCCTTACATGGGCAAAAAATAGAAAAAAACCGGTTTTGATCAAAGCAAATACGATCATTGCAAAAGGCAGTTGCCACTATGAAGGGGATCCTCACTCGCATGGTGCACCACTTGGAGAAGAGGATATTCGATGTGCAAAGAAGAAAGCAGGCTTTCCAGAAGATAAAGCGTTTTATGTACCAGAAGATGTATTGGTTCGATTTCGATGTGCCGTTGAAGAGGGGGATTTGGCTGAGCGAGAGTGGAAAAAACTCATTTTCGAGTCCCCGTATAAGGAACAGGTAGATTTGCTTGAAAGATTGCAAAACCCTGATTTTGATGTGATAGAATGGCCAGAGTTTGAACCGGGGAGCAAAGTGGCTACGCGAGACAGTAATGGCAAGATTTTAAACGCAATAGCAAAAGCCTTACCTGGTTTTGTAGGAGGAAGTGCCGACCTCGCTCCATCAAATAAAACCTACTTGCAAGGTATGGGGGATTTCCCAAATGGAAAAAATTTCCATTTCGGTATTCGTGAGCATGCTATGGGAGCCATTACAAATGGTATGGCAACTTACGGCTGTTTGGTTCCATTCAATGCAACATTTTTTGTATTCAGTGACTATCAAAAAGCGGCAGTTCGGATTGCAGCACTCAGTAGCCTCAAAAACTATTTTATCTGGACGCACGATAGTATCGGTGTTGGCGAAGATGGACCGACACACCAGCCAATCGAGCAACTAACTACGTTTAGAGCACTCCCGAATTTTTATACATTCAGACCGGCAGATGCAACAGAAAATATAGAGTGCTGGAAAGTAGCATTGAAGCTAGAGAAACCAAGTGGATTTGTTTTGAGCAGGCAAAAACTTGAAGTATTAAAACCGAAAAGAGATTTTGGTGATCCAAGTAGGGGTGCTTACATCATCAAAAAACGGGAAAATGCTACTGTAACCCTTTTGGCCAGTGGAAGTGAAGTGATGCTGGCACTTAAAGCCGGATGCCATTTGGAAGAAAAAGGGATCAATGCCAACGTGGTGAGTATGCCTTGTATGGAGCTCTTCTTGGAACAAGATCCAGAATATCAAAAAGAGGTACTTAATCCATCAACGAAAGTCTTGGCAGTTGAAGCAGCTGCTGGAATTGAACTCTACCGCTTCGCGGATGCAATGATCAGCATGGAAAACAGATTTGGCGCCAGTGGTCCTGGAGATGTACTTTTTAAAGAGTATGGCTTTACGATAGCTAACATTATCCAAAAAGTAGAAGAACTACTTTCATGATAGGTTTGGGAGGAGTTCTCCCAAACAAATGAAAAATTCATTCGTATCACTCTGCATAAGTTCATTCAGATCTGGCACTCTCCAAAGAGGAGAGAGGAGTGCAAATCAGATACACATTTCCAGGGCTCAAAGGGTATAAAAGATTAAAGCAAATCTATTACAATAGCCTCATGATAAGTGAAGAGGCAAAAAGAAGAAAAAAGATACTGGAGTTTTGGCAAAAATATGGATTGGAAGCTACAATAGAGGCTTTTGGAGTAAGCAGAAGAACGCTTTATCGCTGGAAAAAGAGTTTCAATGATGCAAATGGAGATATCAAAGCCTTAAACCCAAAATCACGTAAACCAAAAAAAGTAAGAGAGTCAAAAGTACCACTAGAAGTTATAAAAGAGATAAAACGATTAAGAGAAAAATATCCCAACATCGGTAAAGCAAAACTCTACCATCTACTGAAACCCTTTTGTGAAGCAAAAGGAGTGAAAACTCCTTCAGAATCAACAATAGGAAGAATTATCGCAAAAGCACCAGATACAATGAGACTCGTTCCCTATCGCATCGATACAAAAGGAAAAGTTCAACCAAAAAAGAGAGTTCAAAAAAGTCGCAAACCCAAAAACCTTAAAACTAAACCATTTGAACTCTGGGCAGTAGATACCATCCAAATAGTCTCAAACGGTATAAAACGATATATCCTTACCATGATAGACCCACTCACACGTATTGCATTCGCAGTGGCAATTCCATCCAAAAGAGCAAAACATACTGCATACGCCTTGGAAGCTCTCATCGATGGAATAACATCTATCAAACATAAACGTAAACTCGCAATTCTTTCTGATAATGGCAGTGAGTTCAAAAAAGAGTTTGACGCTCTGCTTGAACAAAAAGGTCTCACACATTATTGGACATATCCTAAAAGTCCTAAAATGAATGCACACAATGAGAGATTTAACAGAACCATCCAAGAACAGTTTATTCAATACTATGAAGATGTACTCTTTACAGACTTACAAAAATTCAATAAAAAATTAGCAAAATGGCTTATCGATTACAATACCAAAATACCACACCATTCACTTAATCTCAAATCTCCGGTACAATTCCTCCCTGAAAATCATTATGAGTGCCATATGTATTGGACTTATACACACTCTTGACATTCAAAAATTTTTTGCTTATAATTTCACCCACATTCATCGATGCCGGTGTAGCTCAGTTGGCTAGAGCAGCTGATTTGTAATCAGCAGGTCGGGGGTTCGAGTCCCTTCACCGGCTCCATGAATATCAGCGTTTGACCAGTGAAAGACTTGGTGGGATACCCAAGCGGCCAACGGGGGCAGACTGTAAATCTGCTGGCTTTCGCCTTCGGAGGTTCGAATCCTCCTCCCACCACCAGTCATGCGGGAGTAGCTCAGTTGGCTAGAGCATCAGCCTTCCAAGCTGAGGGTCGCGGGTTCGAGTCCCGTCTCCCGCTCCATGATACTGGGAGCTGAACTAACAGTGCTTCGATCTTCATTGCTTAGTTTATGCTTCCAATAATCATTTTCAAAAATTCACTGGTGACGCCCAGATAGCTCAGTGGTAGAGCACTTCCTTGGTAAGGAAGAGGTCGGCGGTTCAATCCCGCTTCTGGGCTCCATTCACTGATAGGTTTATTTATAATTTGTTTTTAGGCTTATTTTTAGTATAATACGCCCGTTAATTTAATCTCAAATGGAGGAAAGATATGGCAAAAGAAAAGTTTGTCAAAACCAAGCCGCATGTGAACATCGGTACTATCGGTCACGTTGACCACGGTAAAACAACTCTTACTGCTGCAATCACTGCAGTACTTGCAGAAAAAGGGTATGCAGAAAAAAGAGATTATGATCAAATCGATAATGCACCTGAAGAGAGAGAAAGAGGGATTACTATCGCTACTTCTCACGTAGAGTATGAAACTGACAAGAGACACTACGCACACGTTGACTGTCCAGGGCACGCCGACTACGTTAAAAACATGATTACCGGTGCTGCTCAGATGGACGGAGCGATTCTTGTTGTTTCTGCCGCAGACGGTCCTATGCCTCAAACAAGAGAGCACATCCTTCTTGCACGACAGGTTGGTGTTCCTTATATCGTTGTTTTTCTAAACAAAGAAGATATGGTTGATGATCCAGAACTTCTTGAACTTGTTGAAATGGAAGTTCGAGAACTTTTGAATGAATACGATTTTCCAGGAGATGATGTTCCTGTAATTGCTGGTTCTGCACTAAAAGCTTTGGAAGAAGCTAAAGAGGGCAAACTCGGTGAATGGAGCGAAAAAATTCTTAAGCTTATGGAAGCGGTTGATGAATATATTCCAACTCCTGAAAGAGACATCGATAAGCCATTCTTGATGCCAATTGAAGACGTATTCTCTATCTCTGGTCGAGGTACTGTTGTTACTGGTAGAATCGAAAGAGGTGTTGTAAAAGTTGGAGATGAAATTGAAATCGTAGGACTTCGACCAACTCAAAAAACGACTGTTACTGGCGTTGAAATGTTTAGAAAAGAGCTAGATCAAGGTGAAGCTGGTGACAACGTTGGTGTACTTCTTCGAGGTACTAAAAAAGAAGAGGTTGAAAGAGGTCAAGTTCTTGCTCAACCAGGAACTATCACTCCTCATACAAAATTTGAAGCAGAAATTTACGTATTGACAAAAGAGGAAGGTGGACGACACACTCCTTTCTTTAGCGGATATCGACCACAGTTCTATGTACGAACGACTGACGTTACTGGAACTATTACACTTCCAGAAGGCGTTGAGATGGTTATGCCTGGAGATAACGTTAAAATCAATGCAGAACTTATCGCACCTATCGCTCTTGAAGAGGGAACACGATTCGCTATCCGAGAGGGTGGTAGAACTGTTGGTGCTGGTGTAGTAAGTAAAATCATCGAATAATTTTTGGGGCTTTGCCCCCAATGAAAGAGGCACAACATGAGAGACATTGTACATTTAGCTTGTGAAGAGTGTGGAAGAAGAAACTATCACACGACAAAGAATAAAAAAACGCATCCAGAAAAATTTGAAATTAGAAAATATTGTAAATTCTGCAAAAAACACACAAAACATAAAGAAGCGAAACTGTAAAAGAAGTGAGTTGCCTCACTTCTTTCATATAGGGCAGTAGCTCAGTTGGTAGAGCAACGGTCTCCAAAACCGTTGGCCGGGGGTTCGAGTCCCTCCTGCCCTGCCATTACGAAGGAAATCGAATGGAAAAATTCATATCATACATCAAATTATCGAAACTAGAATTAGAGAAAGTTATATTTCCAACAAATGAGCAAGTAAAAAACGCATATATCGCTGTTTTTGTCGTTGTAACAGTTGTAGCGCTCTTTTTAGCTTTAGTTGATGGGACGATGTCGTTTATCCTGTCACATATAATGTAATCAAGGAAACATATGGCACATAAATGGTACGCAATCCAAGTCTATAGCGGAAGTGAGAAGGCTGTAAAAAAGGCTATAGAGAACTTGGCTGAAGAAGAGAATTTAAAAGATAGAATCAAAGAAGTTGTTGTGCCAACAGAAGATGTGATCGAAGTGAAAAGTGGTAAGAAAAAAATCACCGAAAGAAGTATTTATCCAGGATATGTTTTTGCAAATATGGATCTAGACATCGATCTATGGCAAAAAATACAAAGCTTACCAAAAGTTTCTCGATTTATCGGAGAATCGAAGAAGCCAACTCCAATCAGTGAAGCCGATGTGCGAAAGATTATGGAAAAGGCAGAGAAAAAAGGCGCTCCAAAGCCGAAAATTTCTTATGAACCAGGTGAAATGGTTCGTATCACAGAAGGACCATTTGCAAACTTTACTGGAGTTGTAGAAGAGTATGATATGGAGCATGGAAAATTAAAACTTAACGTATCTATTTTTGGAAGAAGTACGCCAGTAGAAATACTATACACGCAAGTTGAAAAAATCATATAACTAATTCGGAAAGGAATAAGATGGCTAAAAAAGTCGTAGACCAGTTTAAATTACAAATACCAGCAGGGAAAGCAAATCCTTCACCTCCAGTAGGGCCAGCACTTGGACAGCGCGGCGTAAATATTATGGAGTTCTGTAAAGCATTTAATGAAAAGACAAAAGATATGATGGGATTTAATATCCCTGTTGTTATCACAGTATACAGTGATAGAAGCTTTACATTCGTAACAAAACAGCCACCTGCCACTGACCTTATTAAAAAAGCAGCAGGTATCCAAAAAGGTAGTGACAATCCACTGAAAAACAAAGTAGGTAAAATCACTCAAGCTCAACTTGAAGAGATTGCAAAAACGAAAATGCCAGATTTAAATACGACTGATCTTGAAGCTGCAAAAAGAATTATTGCAGGAAGTTGTAGAAGTATGGGAGTCGAAATCGTCGACTAATCCTCACCACAGGATTTCAAATAACGTGGTAGCAAAAAAACAAGCGGAGAAGAATATGGCGAAAAAACATTCAAAAAGATATCAACAATTATTGGAAAAAATCGAAAAAGGCAAAATCTATTCTATAGATGAAGCGGTAAAAAAAGTTAAAGAATTAAAATCAGCTAAATTTGATGAAACAGTAGAACTTGCCCTTCGACTGGGAGTAGATCCTAGACACGCTGATCAAATGGTACGAGGATCTGTTGTATTGCCTCACGGGACTGGAAAAACTGTGCGCGTTGCAGTATTTGCAAAAGGTGCAAAAGCTGATGAAGCAAAAGAGTGTGGAGCCGATATTGTCGGTGCAGAAGATTTGGTTGAACAGATTCAAAACGGCAACATAGATTTCGACATCGCAATAGCTACACCTGACATGATGGGGCTTGTCGGAAAGATTGGTCGTATTTTAGGACCTAAAGGTCTTATGCCTAACCCTAAAACAGGTACGGTAACAATGGATGTTTGTCAGGCTGTTAAAAATGCCAAAGCGGGTCAGGTAAACTTTAGAGTAGATAAAAAAGGGAACATCCACGCCGGTATAGGAAAAGCGAGTTTTTCTGAAGAAGCATTGAAAGAGAACCTTGAAACTTTTGTCGCTCAGATTAATAAGCTGAAACCGGCTGCGGCAAAAGGACGATATATCCAACATGCAGCACTCTCTCTTACGATGAGTCCAGCTGTTGAGCTGAATACGCAAGAGTTGATGGATATCAAAGGCTAATTTTATCTTAGACTGAAGATAGCGGGCATCCATAAGACCTGCTTGAAGTCTTCTGTCGGAAAGGAGGAAAAGAGTTTGACACGCAGCCAGAAAGAAGAGGTTGTTCAGTACCTCACGGAAGAATTCAAAAACGCTGCTGCGATCGTTGATTGTGACTACAAAGGCATGAGTGTATCCGAGCTTGAGTCACTGAGACGAATTGCAAAAGAGAAGGGACTCAAAGTAAGAGTTGTGAAAAATACTCTTGCAATGATCGCTCTTCGAAATAACGGCGTTGAGGACTTCCAACTCAAAGACACCAATGTGTTGATCTGGGGTGATGATCTTGTTGAGCTTGCAAAAACAGTAACTGATTTTGCAAAAGAGCATAAAGAGAACTTTCAGATCAAACAAGGGTACTTTGAAGGCGAAGTCGCAGATGCGAGCAAAATCGAAGCATATAGCAAGTTGCCAAGCAAAGAGGAGCTTCTTGGTATGCTTCTATCTGTTTGGACTGCTCCAATTCGAAATTTGCTCTATGTATGGAATGCACCGAAACAGAATTTCGTAACTGTGCTTGAAAATATTCGACAACAAAAAGAAAGCTAAAAAATAAAAAGGAGAGAAAGATGGCTTGTACAAGAGAAGATGTAATTGAGTATATCTCTAACCTCA
The Nitratiruptor sp. SB155-2 genome window above contains:
- the tkt gene encoding transketolase — translated: MNEAMMQKMANTIRFLALDMIQKANSGHPGAPLGLADIAVVLSRHLKHNPKNPKWLNRDRLVFSGGHATGLIYSLLYLWGYDISLEDLKEFRQFGSKTPGHPEYGHTPGVEITTGPLGQGVANAVGMAMASKYLGNLLNSKTTKIIDHKVYCMCGDGDLEEGISYEACALAGRFELDNLIMIYDSNHITIEGDTAIAWNEDVLERFRAQNWDVIEIDGHNYNEIDAALTWAKNRKKPVLIKANTIIAKGSCHYEGDPHSHGAPLGEEDIRCAKKKAGFPEDKAFYVPEDVLVRFRCAVEEGDLAEREWKKLIFESPYKEQVDLLERLQNPDFDVIEWPEFEPGSKVATRDSNGKILNAIAKALPGFVGGSADLAPSNKTYLQGMGDFPNGKNFHFGIREHAMGAITNGMATYGCLVPFNATFFVFSDYQKAAVRIAALSSLKNYFIWTHDSIGVGEDGPTHQPIEQLTTFRALPNFYTFRPADATENIECWKVALKLEKPSGFVLSRQKLEVLKPKRDFGDPSRGAYIIKKRENATVTLLASGSEVMLALKAGCHLEEKGINANVVSMPCMELFLEQDPEYQKEVLNPSTKVLAVEAAAGIELYRFADAMISMENRFGASGPGDVLFKEYGFTIANIIQKVEELLS
- a CDS encoding DDE-type integrase/transposase/recombinase, translated to MQIRYTFPGLKGYKRLKQIYYNSLMISEEAKRRKKILEFWQKYGLEATIEAFGVSRRTLYRWKKSFNDANGDIKALNPKSRKPKKVRESKVPLEVIKEIKRLREKYPNIGKAKLYHLLKPFCEAKGVKTPSESTIGRIIAKAPDTMRLVPYRIDTKGKVQPKKRVQKSRKPKNLKTKPFELWAVDTIQIVSNGIKRYILTMIDPLTRIAFAVAIPSKRAKHTAYALEALIDGITSIKHKRKLAILSDNGSEFKKEFDALLEQKGLTHYWTYPKSPKMNAHNERFNRTIQEQFIQYYEDVLFTDLQKFNKKLAKWLIDYNTKIPHHSLNLKSPVQFLPENHYECHMYWTYTHS
- the tuf gene encoding elongation factor Tu — encoded protein: MAKEKFVKTKPHVNIGTIGHVDHGKTTLTAAITAVLAEKGYAEKRDYDQIDNAPEERERGITIATSHVEYETDKRHYAHVDCPGHADYVKNMITGAAQMDGAILVVSAADGPMPQTREHILLARQVGVPYIVVFLNKEDMVDDPELLELVEMEVRELLNEYDFPGDDVPVIAGSALKALEEAKEGKLGEWSEKILKLMEAVDEYIPTPERDIDKPFLMPIEDVFSISGRGTVVTGRIERGVVKVGDEIEIVGLRPTQKTTVTGVEMFRKELDQGEAGDNVGVLLRGTKKEEVERGQVLAQPGTITPHTKFEAEIYVLTKEEGGRHTPFFSGYRPQFYVRTTDVTGTITLPEGVEMVMPGDNVKINAELIAPIALEEGTRFAIREGGRTVGAGVVSKIIE
- the rpmG gene encoding 50S ribosomal protein L33, translating into MRDIVHLACEECGRRNYHTTKNKKTHPEKFEIRKYCKFCKKHTKHKEAKL
- the secE gene encoding preprotein translocase subunit SecE, producing the protein MEKFISYIKLSKLELEKVIFPTNEQVKNAYIAVFVVVTVVALFLALVDGTMSFILSHIM
- the nusG gene encoding transcription termination/antitermination protein NusG, giving the protein MAHKWYAIQVYSGSEKAVKKAIENLAEEENLKDRIKEVVVPTEDVIEVKSGKKKITERSIYPGYVFANMDLDIDLWQKIQSLPKVSRFIGESKKPTPISEADVRKIMEKAEKKGAPKPKISYEPGEMVRITEGPFANFTGVVEEYDMEHGKLKLNVSIFGRSTPVEILYTQVEKII
- the rplK gene encoding 50S ribosomal protein L11, whose protein sequence is MAKKVVDQFKLQIPAGKANPSPPVGPALGQRGVNIMEFCKAFNEKTKDMMGFNIPVVITVYSDRSFTFVTKQPPATDLIKKAAGIQKGSDNPLKNKVGKITQAQLEEIAKTKMPDLNTTDLEAAKRIIAGSCRSMGVEIVD
- the rplA gene encoding 50S ribosomal protein L1; translated protein: MAKKHSKRYQQLLEKIEKGKIYSIDEAVKKVKELKSAKFDETVELALRLGVDPRHADQMVRGSVVLPHGTGKTVRVAVFAKGAKADEAKECGADIVGAEDLVEQIQNGNIDFDIAIATPDMMGLVGKIGRILGPKGLMPNPKTGTVTMDVCQAVKNAKAGQVNFRVDKKGNIHAGIGKASFSEEALKENLETFVAQINKLKPAAAKGRYIQHAALSLTMSPAVELNTQELMDIKG
- the rplJ gene encoding 50S ribosomal protein L10 yields the protein MTRSQKEEVVQYLTEEFKNAAAIVDCDYKGMSVSELESLRRIAKEKGLKVRVVKNTLAMIALRNNGVEDFQLKDTNVLIWGDDLVELAKTVTDFAKEHKENFQIKQGYFEGEVADASKIEAYSKLPSKEELLGMLLSVWTAPIRNLLYVWNAPKQNFVTVLENIRQQKES